Genomic window (Streptococcus porcinus):
ATGTCATAAACGAGTGGCATCGTGTTAATCAAAATAAAGCCTAATTGCTGAATATTTAAAGTACCAATCTTAAATAAAAAATCATAAGCACCCATTAATGGGTGCTTATGATTTTTTATTTAACAAACATGGCATCACCAAAACTAAAGAAACGGTAATGTTCACTGATAGCGTGTTTATAAGCTTCCAAAACGAAATCACGCCCAGCAAAAGCTGAAACTAACATGACAAGGGTTGATTTTGGTAGGTGGAAGTTGGTTGAAAAAGCATCCACCACCGTAAAACGGTAACCTGGCTTAATGAATATATTAGTCCAACCAGAATCTGCTTGAATACCACCATTAAATTTGTTGCCAATTGTTTCAAGTGTCCGAATGGAAGTAGTACCAACAGCAACAACACGCCCACCGGCTTTTTTTACTTGGCGCAAAGTATTAGCTGCTTCCTCAGAAAGTTGGTAAAATTCAGAATGCATTTCGTGCTCATCAACATTATCTACTGAAACGGGGCGAAATGTTCCAAGCCCAACATGAAGAGTTAAGTAAACTAAATGAACTCCTTTTTCTTGAATTCTTTGGAGTAATTCCTGTGTGAAGTGTAAGCCTGCAGTGGGAGCAGCAGCAGATCCATTTTCCTTAGCATAAACAGTTTGGTAACGCTCAGAGTCGTCTAATTTTTCATGTATATATGGAGGAAGAGGCATTTCGCCAAGACTTTCTAAGACCTCTAGAAAAATTCCTTGATAAGAAAAGGAAACTATTCTACCACCATGATCTAGTTCTTTTATGACCGTTGCTTTTAAGCGACCATCGCCAAAACTGATGGTGCTACCTACTTTGAGACGTTTAGCAGGCTTAGCCAAAACTTCCCATTCGTCACCTTTGGTATTTTTGAGAAGAAGAAGTTCAACATGACCATGAGTATCTGGTTTTTCTCCATGAAGACGTGCTGGTAGAACACGAGTGTTGTTCATAACTAGAGCGTCTCCAGGATTAAGCTGGTCAATGATATGGTCAAAGTGACTGTCAACCATCTTTTTTGTTTTGTGATCGATAACTAGTAGTTTTGAACTGTCTCTTTGTTCAAGTGGTGTTTGTGCGATTAATTCTTCAGGTAATTCAAAATCAAAGTCGTTTGTATTCATTCTAGCTCCTTTAAGGGCTTTTCTCCTAGTGGATATAAACCCAATCCTAATTATTATATCACGTGAGGATACCTACGTCATTATAGAAAGTTTAAAAATAAGGAGCTTGACAAAAATTGGTATATACCATATAATAAAACTATAAAAGGTCTATACCAATAAAAGGAGATAAAATGAAAGTAATTCATGTAAAGAATCAAGAGGAAGGTGGGCAAGTTGCTTTCTCACTATTAAAAGAAGCTATGTCTAATGGGGCTAAAACCTTAGGATTAGCAACAGGTAGTACACCACTTGCTTTTTACCAAGAAGTTGTAGCAAGTGATCTAGATTTTTCTGAGATGACAAGTATCAATTTAGATGAATATGTTGGTTTGCCAAAGGAACATTCTCAAAGCTATGACTATTTTATGAAGGAGCATTTGTTTAATGCGAAACCGTTCAAGAAGAGTTTCTTACCAAATGGCTTAGCAACTAATCTAGCAGAAGAAACTAAGGCTTATGATAAGGTTATTGCGAATCATCCTATTGACTTCCAAATCTTGGGAATTGGACGCAATGGGCATATCGGATTTAATGAACCTGGGACTTCTTTTGAAATGACAACGCACGTTGTGAATCTTGAAAAGTCAACCATTGAGGCCAATAGTCGTTTCTTCGAGAGTATTAATGATGTACCAAAACAAGCAATATCTATGGGAATTGCCTCTATTATGTTATCCAAAACAATTGTGTTGATGGCTTTTGGCAAAGACAAAGCAGAAGCAATCAAAAAAATGGTTTCTGGTCCAGTTAGTGAAGACTTACCAGCTTCAATTTTGCAAAAGCACAAAAATGTGATTGTCATTGTTGATAAAGAGGCAGCGTCAGAATTATCCAAATCTTAATCTCCAGATTCCTAAGCGAAAGGAGGCTATCCTGCCTTTCTTTCGTTTTTTTGTGTTAAACTATAACTATGCGTTTAGACAAATTGTTAGAATCTTGTCAGGTTGGTTCCAGAAGGCAAGTAAAAAAATTAATTAGTACTAAAAAAATTACTATTGACGATAGAATAGCCATTGGAGGTCGCCAAAATGTCGATCCAGGACTTCAAACGATTATAGTGGATGGTAAAATATTGCAGGCAAAAGGTCATCATTATTTTCTTCTCAATAAACCCAGAGGGGTTGTCTGTGCATTAAAAGATAGAGAGCACCCAACTGTTATTGATTGTTTAATAGAAGCTGATCGATTTCCTAGTCTCTATCCTGTAGGCCGCTTGGACAGAGATACTGAAGGTTTAGTATTGTTAACGGATAATGGTCCCCTCGGTTTTCGGATGTTACATCCAAAACATCATGTTGACAAAAGTTATTATGTTGTCGTTAATGGTTTTTTAGGAGATGATCTCCTATCATTCTTCAGGTCTGGAGTTGTCTTTTTTGATGGAACAGTCTGTAAAGCTGCAGCTGTCGAGATTTTATCAGCTCGGGAAAAGCGATCGGTGGCTATGGTAACACTCTCTGAAGGGAAATTTCACCAAATTAAAAAAATGTTTTTAGCATATGGGGTCAAGGTCATCTATCTGAAGCGAATTACTTTTGCTGAATTTTCTCTTGGGAATCTCGCAGAAGGTGAGTATAGAACATTAACAGATCAGGAAAAGGCTATTGTGAAGCAGTACTTAGAGTGAGAAAAAATATCACATGAAAAAATTCACAATCCTTGAAAAATATTAAAAGTGTCTATATACTGAGTAGGTAATATTTTTAAGGAGAATAGTAATGCCAAAAAAATTATCAACTAAATGGGCAATCCTGTCCATTTCCCTTTTTTTGATGTCTCATTTAGCGATAGCCCCAGCTATTCCTAAATTATATCAATTATACCACCAGTCAAATCCTCATATTGGGCTAGCTTCAGTGGAAACCTTGGTGACAATTCCTGCGATGATGATTACTATATTTGTTATCCTCAGTAATTTTGTCGTTGCGAAAATTGGTAAAAAGAATACCATTAAGCTAGGTTTAATCCTTATCTTACTTTCAGGGCTTGGTTCTTTTTTAACAAGACAATTTGTTATTGTTTTGATTTGTCGTTTGCTTTTGGGGATTGGAATTGGCCTTTATAATTCTCTTTCGATAAGTATTATCAGCGATTTTTACGAGGGTGATGAGCGTGCTAATATGATTGGTTTTAGGACAGCAACTTTAAATATTGGTAAAGCTTTGACTACCTTTATTGTTGGGCTAGCTTTATTGATTGGTGTAAATTATACTTATCTTATTTACTTGTTAGTTATTCCTGTTTATTTCTTTTTCAATGCAAAGGTTCCTGAACTTGAAAATGAGCTAGTCTCTGTACGAGCTGCTCGTCTGTTTAATCGCCAAATTGCGGTATTAATGTTAATTACTTTCTTGGTTGGTATTGCCTATATTGGGGCAACAGTAAAAATTCCAACTTTGTTGGTCACTAAGTATCATTATTCTAGCTTTTTTGCTAGTAATATGTTGACGCTGTTAGCATTCTCAGGCATTTTTAGTGGTTTTCTTTTTGGTCAGTTAGCAAAAGTGTTGCAAGAAAAAACTCTGCTAGTCATGTTGAGCATGATGGCGGCTGGAAATTTAATTTTCACCTTTGGGAATTTGCCAATTCTCTTTTTCATAGCTGCTTTTCTAATAGGAGCTAGCTTTGTAGGAACTATGTCATCAGTCTTCTATTTTATTGCTAAGCATTTTGGTAAGGAACACAATCATTTTATTACCAGCTTGGCTATTACCGCTGGCAACATTGGTGTAATCTTAACGCCTATTATTTTAACAAAACTACCATCAGCTTTACATTTGGAAGCTTTTGTGACACCTTTTGCTATTAGCGTTGGTCTGATGGTCGTCAGCTTGTTACTCTATCCACTTTTGAAAAAAGACTAAAAGTGTTGAGCTATCTTAGGATAGCTCATTTTTTTCGAATAAAAAGGTAGGGAAAAGAGGAGGAATTGATGCTAAAAGCCGTAGACAGTTATGGGAAGACAATCTCCTTATTAGAAAAAGTTCCGGATAAGGGAGATTATTATTGTCCATTATGCCGAGGGAAGCTTTGCTTAAAAAAGGGAAAAGTGATACGCCCTCATTTTGCTCATCTGAATTTACGTGATTGTCAATTTTTTCAGGAAAATGAGTCGGTTGAACATCTCACTTTAAAGGCTTTGGTCTACAATGCCTTACGGCCACTACACAATGTAGAAATTGAAAAATACATTGAGACATGTGGCCAGGTTTCAGATATTATGGTCAATCATAAGTTAGCTCTTGAGATTCAATGTAGCCCCTTGCCAATAGAGCGTTTAATGGTGAGGACTAGTTCTTACCAGGAAAAAGGAATTTTTGTTCGGTGGCTCTTAGGACAAAAGCTTTGGTTGAAGAATAAATTGACTGCTTTGCAAAAGCAATTTTTATATTATTCTAAAACTTATGGTTTTCATCTCTGGGAATTGGATGTCAAAAAGCGAGAAATCCGACTACAGTATATGATCCATCTTAATCTCTTTGGGAAAGTGTATTTCCAAACAGAAACTTATTCCTTAACTCATGATTTACTAGCTGTTTTGAGATTACCATATAAGGGAATTCCTGCCAAAAAAATGAAGATTTACATGCAAGATAAAGTAAAGTTAAGCATTCAAAAAGCTCTTCGAAAGAAAAATGCTTATTGGATGAAAGAGCAAGAAAAAGCTTATTTAAAAGGGGATAATTTATTAGCGAGACAAACAGAAGAGTTCTATCCTCAAATCTACCCTCCACGGTCAGATGTCGGCTTTTGTCAGATTAAAATGGATTATCTATCAGACTATCGGCGCTTTTGCTGTTATTACAAGAATATTAAGAATAAGAAGGTGCAAACGATTCATCCTCCACTCTTTTATGATAAAATAGGGGAAAAGAAAATTTAGGAGGTTATGATGGCAGATAATAGAAGTCATTTGGAAGAAAAGTACACATGGGATTTGACTACTATCTTTGATAGTGATCAAAGATGGGAAACGGAAGTTAATGCCTTAAAAATAGACTTAGAAAAGGCTCAGTCTTTAGCTGGACAGCTTTTAGACTCAGCGAAAAATTTATTAGAAACAACGGAAGTCCAATTGGATTTGTCAAGACGTATTGAAAAGGTCTATGTCTACGCTCATATGAAAAATGATCAAGATACGACAGTTGCAAAATACCAGGAATATCAATCAAAAGCATCAGCTTTATATGCAAAATTTAGTGAAGTTTTTTCGTTTTATGAGCCAGAATTCATGACTATTCTTCCGAACCAATTTGATGAATTTCTTAAGGAAGAACCTAAATTGGAAGACTATCATCACTTCTTTGAAAAACTTCTTAAAAATAAAGAACATGTTCTTAGTCAAGCTGAGGAAGAACTTCTAGCAGGAGCTCAAGAAATTTTTAACGGTGCCGAAGAGACCTTTGGACTTTTAGATAATGCTGATATCCAATTTCCAATTATCAAAGATGAAAAAGGACAAGATGTTGAAATTACGCACGGTAATTTTATCCACTTGATGGAATCTAAAGATCGTCAAGTTCGTCAAGCTGCTTATGAAGCCTTATACAGTACCTATGAACAATTTCAACATACTTATGCTAAAACACTCCAAACTAATGTTAAGGTAAACAATTATAAGGCACGCGTTCATCATTATGAATCTGCCCGTCAAGCTGCTATGACCGCAAACTTTATTCCCGAAACAGTTTACGATACCCTTCTAGAAGTTGTTAACCGTAAGCTTCCATTATTACATCGGTATTTAGAATTAAGAAAAAAAATATTAGGTTTAGAGAGTTTAAAAATGTATGATGTCTACACACCGCTATCTCAAACCGACCTATCTGTCAATTATGACCAAGCTTTGGAAAAAGCTGAAAAAGTCTTATCTATTTTTGGAAAAGAGTATAGTGACTATGTTCACCAAGCCTTTTCGGAAAGATGGATTGATGTTCATGTCAATAAAGGGAAAAGATCCGGGGCTTATTCAGGTGGGTCTTACGACACTAAAGCTTTTATGCTGTTAAACTGGCAGGATAATTTAGACAACCTCTATACCTTGGTGCATGAGACAGGCCATAGTTTGCATTCAACTCTAACACGAAAAAACCAACCTTATGTCTATGGGGATTACAGTATTTTCTTGGCAGAGATTGCTTCAACAACAAATGAAAACATCTTAACAGAGGCTTTATTGAAAGATGTTACAGATGAAAAAGAACGCTTTGCTATTCTAAATAATTACTTGGATGGCTTTAGAGGAACTATTTTCCGCCAAAGTCAATTTGCTGAATTTGAACATGCTATTTATCAAGCTGACCAAAATGGTGATGTCTTAACAAGTGATTATCTAAATCACTTATATGCACAGTTGAATGAAAAATATTACGGTTTAGCTAAAGAAGATAACTATTATATTCAATATGAGTGGGCACGTATTCCTCATTTCTATTATAATTATTATGTTTATCAATATGCTACAGGTTTTGCGGCAGCAAGTTATTTAGCAAACAAGATTGTTCATGGCCAACAAAAGGATATTGATAACTATTTGTCTTATCTAAAAGCCGGTAATTCTGATTATCCATTGAATGTTATAGCAAAAGCAGGCGTGGACATGACCAACGAAGCTTATTTAGAAGATGCCTTTACTATTTTTGAAGAACGTCTTACAGAATTAGAGGCTCTAGTCGAGAAAGGTGTTCATTTATAAAAAAATATTTGATAATTCTTTCGCCTAGAAAATATGTTTATATGGAGACTATTTTGCTTAAAAACAAGGAGCGATAAATGGGGAAATGGGTTATTTTTGATATGGATGGTGTTATCGTAGACTCGGAGTATATTTTCTTATCAAGTAAAACAGAAATGTTGTTAGATCGAGGAATTAACACAGATGAGACGTATCAATATCAGTTTATGGGGACAACTTTTGATTACATGTGGCGTGTGATGAAAGAAGAGTGCCAACTTGCTGATTCGGTAGAAGAATTAATTGCAGAGATGAATAATAGACGAGAAGAGATTATAGCTAGAGATGGTGTCAGAGCTGTTAAAGGTATTAAAGAGTTAGTAACTTACTTAGTAGATTTGGGTTACCAACTAGCAGTAGCATCTTCTTCCCCGAAAGCTGATATTAATCATAATCTGTCAGAATTAGGTCTCACGCAGTATTTTACGGTCACTGTAAGTGGTGAAGAAGTGGCTCGTTCAAAACCAGCACCAGACGTTTTTCTTAGAGCAGCAGAATTACTGGGTGCGATTCCAGAAGCAACATTTGTCTTTGAAGATACCAGAAATGGTAGTTTAGCAGCTAAAGCGGCAGGAATGATTTGTTTTGGTTTTGTAAATCCAGATTATCCTAAGCAAGATATGACAGCTTGTGATGAAGTTTTCGAAAAATTTGAGGATTCCTATTGTTTCTTTCGCTAAGTGTTTTTTGTTATTTGGCTATTTAGGTAAAAAGTAGATGCCAACCCCTCATTAGGATTAGTGGTGGTTGACACTAAAAGTTTTTTGAGCGGGGATAATGGAAGCTAAGTACTTCACACTTCTTGACACTGCTTGATAGACTGTGATATGCTAAATTTATGGTTGAATCGTATAGTAAAAATGCAAATCACAATATGCGTCGTCCGGTTGTGAAAGAAGAAATTGTTGACTTTTTAAGAAATAGGCAAGCACCTAATACAGGTTTTTTAGCTGATATCGAGGCTTTTGCGCATCGCGAAAATATTCCTATCATTCAGCATGAAGTGGTGGCTTATTTTCGTGTCTTGTTGCAAGCCTTACAGCCGAAAGACATCCTTGAAATTGGGACTGCAATTGGCTTTTCGACCTTGTTGATGGCTGACACGCTTCCTCATGCGAGGATAAAAACAATTGATCGCAATCCAGAGATGATCAGTTTAGCCAAAGATAATTTTTCTAAACATGATTATCGCAAACAAATTACCCTTTTAGAGGGGGATGCAGTAGATATTATTGGACAGATAGACCAGCAATTTGACTTTGTTTTTATAGATTCTGCAAAATCTAAATACATTGTATTTTTACCAGAAATCTTAAAGCGCTTAAAGAGAGGTGGTATTATTATCTTTGACGATGTTTTCCAAGGGGGAGACATTGCTAAGCCGATTGAAGAGGTTAGGCGAGGTCAGAGAACTATTTATCGAGGACTTCATAGATTGTTTGAGGCTACTTTAAATCATCCTGGTCTAAGTTCAAGTTTGATTCCACTTAGCGATGGCCTTTTGATGGTACGCAAAAATCAGGAATGTGTCGATTTAGTTGATTAAGTAATATTTAAGAAATTATGTTATAATGATTTGGTTAAAGATAAAGAAGGAGCACATTAAAAATGAAAAAATCGAATAAGCTAGTTACAGGATTTGTAACTTTGGCTTCTGTAATGACCTTGGCTGCATGTAGTTCAACTAATGATAGTACCAAAGTTGTTACGATGAAGGGTGACACCATTACTGTTACTGACTTTTATAAGGAAGCTAAAACATCAACTGCTGCTCAGCAGTCAATGTTAAGTTTGATTATGTCTCGTGTTTTTGAACAAGAATACGGAAAGAAAGTTTCTGATAAAAAAGTAGAAGAATCATATAACAAGACAGCTAAGCAATATGGTTCATCATTCTCAGATGCTCTTGGTCAGGCTGGATTAACAACTGAAACTTATAAAAAACAAATTCGTACAACAATGTTAGTAGAGTACGCTGTTAAGCAAGAAGCAAAAAAAGAATTAATAGAAGCGAATTATAAGAAAGCTTTTGAGTCTTATAGCCCAGAAATGACAACTCAAGTTATTATTATGGATGATGAAGCCAAAGCTAAAAAAGTGTTAGAAGAAGTTAAAGCTGAAGGTGCTGATTTCTCTAAAATAGCTAAAGAAAATACTGTTGAATCAGCTAAAAAGATTGATTTCACTTTTGACTCAGCGGGAACTGATTTACCATCAGATGTTATTTCTGCTGCAGGTAAGCTAAATGAAGGTGCTAAATCCGAATTGCTCACTGTTATGGATCCGTCAACTTATCAGAAAAAATACTATATCGTAAATATGGTTAAGAAATCTGAGAAAAAATCGGACTGGAAAGAGTACAAAAAACGCTTAACAGAAATCATCATGAAATCAAAAGAAAATGATACGGCTTTCCAAAATAAGGTTATCTCTAAAACTTTGGACAAAGCCAACGTTAAGATTAAAGACAAAGCCTTTGCTAATATCTTGTCACAATTTGCTTCTAACAAAGGTAAAGGTGGAATTTCTTCAACAGTAGGTAAAAAATAATTAAGGTTTGACCCGACTAAAAAAAGAAGTTATAATAAGACCATTAAGAATTGCTAATAATTAGGATTTTCACCAGAAAAGTGACGGTTGATGCGAGTCATGATTATTCTTATTAGCATGCTACTTAATAAATACAATTACATATAACAATAAAGATAATGACAAGTTCATTGAATGGAGGTGGTACCGCGGTTTTCGCCCTCTATACAGTGCACTTGTCTTTTATCTTGATTAGGAAAAAAGGAAGGAAAGAAAGTTTTAAGACAAAAAGATGAGTTCAAACTCAATGAAACATTTTTAAAATGTGGTGAGTGAATCTTCTTGTAACAATTACTCCTTGTTGAGGAACTTTCTAACATGTAACAATGAAAACTTTAACATCTGCAGAAATTCGTCAAATGTGGTTAGATTTTTGGAAATCAAAAGGTCATGCTATTGAGCCTTCAGCTAACCTTGTTCCGGTAAATGATCCTACGCTGCTCTGGATTAACTCGGGAGTCGCTACTTTAAAAAAATATTTTGATGGTTCTGTAATTCCTGAGAATCCAAGAATTACAAATGCTCAAAAATCTATACGTACAAATGATATTGAAAATGTAGGCAAGACGGCTCGTCATCATACTATGTTTGAGATGCTGGGCAATTTCTCTATTGGAGATTATTTCCGTGATGAGGCTATTGAATGGGGGTTTGAACTCCTAACAAGTCCAGAATGGTTTGATTTTCCAAAAGATAAACTTTATATGACTTATTATCCAGCAGATACTGATTCTTACAATCGTTGGGTTGCGTTGGGTGTAGACCCAAGTCACTTAATTCCTTTAGAGGAAAACTTCTGGGAAATTGGTGCGGGTCCTTCAGGTCCAGATACTGAGATTTTCTTTGATCGTGGCCCAGCCTTTGACCCAGAAAACATTGGGATCCGTCTTTTGGAAGAGGATCTTGAAAATGATCGTTACATCGAAATTTGGAATATTGTTTTGTCTCAATTCAATGCTGATCCTGATGTGCCTCGTTCTGAATATAAAGAACTTCCTAATAAGAATATTGATACTGGTGCAGGTTTAGAACGCCTAGTTGCCGTGATGCAAGGGGCTAAGACAAATTTTGAAACTGACCTCTTCATGCCGATTATTCAAGAAGTTGAGAAACTCTCCGGTAAAGATTATGATCCAGATGGCGATAATATGAGCTTTAAGGTTATTGCTGATCATATTCGCGCTCTTTCATTTGCGATTGGCGATGGGGCCCTACCTGGGAATGAAGGTCGCGGCTATGTGCTTCGTCGGTTGCTTCGTCGTGCAGTCATGCATGGTCGTCGATTAGGAATTACCAAGACTTTCCTTTACAAATTGGTTGTGACAGTTGGTCAAATCATGGAATCTTATTATCCTGAAATTCTTGAAAAACGTGATTTTATCGAAAAGATTGTTAAACGTGAGGAGGAAACTTTTGCCCGTACTATTGATGCCGGATCAGGTCATTTGGATCAATTGCTAGCGCAGTTAAAAGAAGAGGGCAAAGATACGCTTGAAGGAAAAGATATCTTTAAATTATACGATACCTATGGTTTCCCACTAGAATTAACTGAGGAAATGGCAGAAGATGCAGGTTATAAGATTGATCAAGAAGGCTTCAAAGCTGCTATGAAAGAACAACAAGATCGTGCGCGTGCAGCTGTTGTAAAAGGTGGCTCAATGGGGATGCAAAATGAAACCTTAGCAGGTATTGTTGAACCGTCAGAATTTTCCTATAAAGAAGAAACCTTAGACGCTAAACTTTCAGTTATTATCGTGGATAACGAACGTAGCGATATGGTTTCTGAAGGTCAAGCTCTACTTGTTTTTGATCGTACACCGTTTTATGCGGAGATGGGTGGACAAGTGGCAGACCACGGTGTTATAAAAAATGCAAGTGGCGATATACTTGCCAAAGTGATTGATGTGCAAAAAGCACCAAATGGGCAGGCACTACATACTGTTGAAGTCTTTGCAAGTCTTTCAGTTGCTGCTATCTATACTTTAGAAATCGACCATAAACGTCGCTATGCTGTTGAGAAAAATCATACGGCAACCCATTTATTACATGCTGCCTTACATCATGTTATTGGCCAACATGCAACTCAGGCGGGTTCATTGAATGAAGAAAGCTTCCTACGTTTTGATTTTACACATTTTGAAGCGGTCACAGCAGAGGAACTCCGTCGAATTGAAGAAGAAGTTAATCAGCAAATTTGGAACGCTATTACCGTTAAAACGATTGAAACAGATGTTGACACAGCTAAATCAATGGGAGCAATGGCTTTATTTGGTGAAAAATATGGCAAGGTTGTCCGTGTTGTTAAAATTGGTGATTATTCAGTTGAACTTTGCGGTGGGACTCACCTTAACAACACATCAGAAATCGGTCTCTTTAAAATTGTCAAAGAAGAGGGAATTGGATCAGGAACACGTCGGATTTTAGCCCTAACAGGTCAACAAGCTTTTGAGGCTTTCCGTCAACGCGAAGATGCCCTTAAAGAAATTGCTGCTAATTTAAAAGCCCCACAA
Coding sequences:
- the queA gene encoding tRNA preQ1(34) S-adenosylmethionine ribosyltransferase-isomerase QueA; protein product: MNTNDFDFELPEELIAQTPLEQRDSSKLLVIDHKTKKMVDSHFDHIIDQLNPGDALVMNNTRVLPARLHGEKPDTHGHVELLLLKNTKGDEWEVLAKPAKRLKVGSTISFGDGRLKATVIKELDHGGRIVSFSYQGIFLEVLESLGEMPLPPYIHEKLDDSERYQTVYAKENGSAAAPTAGLHFTQELLQRIQEKGVHLVYLTLHVGLGTFRPVSVDNVDEHEMHSEFYQLSEEAANTLRQVKKAGGRVVAVGTTSIRTLETIGNKFNGGIQADSGWTNIFIKPGYRFTVVDAFSTNFHLPKSTLVMLVSAFAGRDFVLEAYKHAISEHYRFFSFGDAMFVK
- the nagB gene encoding glucosamine-6-phosphate deaminase, encoding MKVIHVKNQEEGGQVAFSLLKEAMSNGAKTLGLATGSTPLAFYQEVVASDLDFSEMTSINLDEYVGLPKEHSQSYDYFMKEHLFNAKPFKKSFLPNGLATNLAEETKAYDKVIANHPIDFQILGIGRNGHIGFNEPGTSFEMTTHVVNLEKSTIEANSRFFESINDVPKQAISMGIASIMLSKTIVLMAFGKDKAEAIKKMVSGPVSEDLPASILQKHKNVIVIVDKEAASELSKS
- a CDS encoding pseudouridine synthase: MRLDKLLESCQVGSRRQVKKLISTKKITIDDRIAIGGRQNVDPGLQTIIVDGKILQAKGHHYFLLNKPRGVVCALKDREHPTVIDCLIEADRFPSLYPVGRLDRDTEGLVLLTDNGPLGFRMLHPKHHVDKSYYVVVNGFLGDDLLSFFRSGVVFFDGTVCKAAAVEILSAREKRSVAMVTLSEGKFHQIKKMFLAYGVKVIYLKRITFAEFSLGNLAEGEYRTLTDQEKAIVKQYLE
- a CDS encoding MFS transporter, whose amino-acid sequence is MPKKLSTKWAILSISLFLMSHLAIAPAIPKLYQLYHQSNPHIGLASVETLVTIPAMMITIFVILSNFVVAKIGKKNTIKLGLILILLSGLGSFLTRQFVIVLICRLLLGIGIGLYNSLSISIISDFYEGDERANMIGFRTATLNIGKALTTFIVGLALLIGVNYTYLIYLLVIPVYFFFNAKVPELENELVSVRAARLFNRQIAVLMLITFLVGIAYIGATVKIPTLLVTKYHYSSFFASNMLTLLAFSGIFSGFLFGQLAKVLQEKTLLVMLSMMAAGNLIFTFGNLPILFFIAAFLIGASFVGTMSSVFYFIAKHFGKEHNHFITSLAITAGNIGVILTPIILTKLPSALHLEAFVTPFAISVGLMVVSLLLYPLLKKD
- a CDS encoding competence protein CoiA, which gives rise to MLKAVDSYGKTISLLEKVPDKGDYYCPLCRGKLCLKKGKVIRPHFAHLNLRDCQFFQENESVEHLTLKALVYNALRPLHNVEIEKYIETCGQVSDIMVNHKLALEIQCSPLPIERLMVRTSSYQEKGIFVRWLLGQKLWLKNKLTALQKQFLYYSKTYGFHLWELDVKKREIRLQYMIHLNLFGKVYFQTETYSLTHDLLAVLRLPYKGIPAKKMKIYMQDKVKLSIQKALRKKNAYWMKEQEKAYLKGDNLLARQTEEFYPQIYPPRSDVGFCQIKMDYLSDYRRFCCYYKNIKNKKVQTIHPPLFYDKIGEKKI
- the pepF gene encoding oligoendopeptidase F, with protein sequence MADNRSHLEEKYTWDLTTIFDSDQRWETEVNALKIDLEKAQSLAGQLLDSAKNLLETTEVQLDLSRRIEKVYVYAHMKNDQDTTVAKYQEYQSKASALYAKFSEVFSFYEPEFMTILPNQFDEFLKEEPKLEDYHHFFEKLLKNKEHVLSQAEEELLAGAQEIFNGAEETFGLLDNADIQFPIIKDEKGQDVEITHGNFIHLMESKDRQVRQAAYEALYSTYEQFQHTYAKTLQTNVKVNNYKARVHHYESARQAAMTANFIPETVYDTLLEVVNRKLPLLHRYLELRKKILGLESLKMYDVYTPLSQTDLSVNYDQALEKAEKVLSIFGKEYSDYVHQAFSERWIDVHVNKGKRSGAYSGGSYDTKAFMLLNWQDNLDNLYTLVHETGHSLHSTLTRKNQPYVYGDYSIFLAEIASTTNENILTEALLKDVTDEKERFAILNNYLDGFRGTIFRQSQFAEFEHAIYQADQNGDVLTSDYLNHLYAQLNEKYYGLAKEDNYYIQYEWARIPHFYYNYYVYQYATGFAAASYLANKIVHGQQKDIDNYLSYLKAGNSDYPLNVIAKAGVDMTNEAYLEDAFTIFEERLTELEALVEKGVHL
- a CDS encoding HAD family hydrolase, producing MGKWVIFDMDGVIVDSEYIFLSSKTEMLLDRGINTDETYQYQFMGTTFDYMWRVMKEECQLADSVEELIAEMNNRREEIIARDGVRAVKGIKELVTYLVDLGYQLAVASSSPKADINHNLSELGLTQYFTVTVSGEEVARSKPAPDVFLRAAELLGAIPEATFVFEDTRNGSLAAKAAGMICFGFVNPDYPKQDMTACDEVFEKFEDSYCFFR
- a CDS encoding O-methyltransferase, yielding MVESYSKNANHNMRRPVVKEEIVDFLRNRQAPNTGFLADIEAFAHRENIPIIQHEVVAYFRVLLQALQPKDILEIGTAIGFSTLLMADTLPHARIKTIDRNPEMISLAKDNFSKHDYRKQITLLEGDAVDIIGQIDQQFDFVFIDSAKSKYIVFLPEILKRLKRGGIIIFDDVFQGGDIAKPIEEVRRGQRTIYRGLHRLFEATLNHPGLSSSLIPLSDGLLMVRKNQECVDLVD
- the prsA gene encoding peptidylprolyl isomerase PrsA, whose protein sequence is MKKSNKLVTGFVTLASVMTLAACSSTNDSTKVVTMKGDTITVTDFYKEAKTSTAAQQSMLSLIMSRVFEQEYGKKVSDKKVEESYNKTAKQYGSSFSDALGQAGLTTETYKKQIRTTMLVEYAVKQEAKKELIEANYKKAFESYSPEMTTQVIIMDDEAKAKKVLEEVKAEGADFSKIAKENTVESAKKIDFTFDSAGTDLPSDVISAAGKLNEGAKSELLTVMDPSTYQKKYYIVNMVKKSEKKSDWKEYKKRLTEIIMKSKENDTAFQNKVISKTLDKANVKIKDKAFANILSQFASNKGKGGISSTVGKK